In Anabaena sphaerica FACHB-251, a genomic segment contains:
- a CDS encoding sterol desaturase family protein produces the protein MEIKNFSQFLIFISFFSLFGWTIFNKFTRNQLKCKNREDWLLDSIGLTIQGIFIPLLQATLVYGLYHHVLHNYQGYLKISLIPSFILSFVVIDYLYYWNHRLLHTKIFWQLHQVHHTVTQMDVLGTSRNTIWTSVFIIYLWIHPLFLYLLTAPTGYLLGISLTSALDLWRHSRLMIPTNSSFYQFLSPWLIFPQDHNWHHSKETNNCNYGANLKIWDKLHRTYYQSQELPAIMGTPTSLNLIQKLLFPFP, from the coding sequence ATGGAAATAAAAAACTTTTCCCAATTTCTAATTTTTATTAGTTTTTTTAGTTTATTTGGTTGGACAATTTTCAATAAATTTACTAGAAATCAACTTAAATGTAAAAATCGAGAAGATTGGCTACTAGATAGTATAGGATTGACAATTCAAGGAATTTTCATTCCCTTACTACAAGCTACCTTGGTTTATGGGCTGTACCACCATGTCCTACACAACTATCAAGGATATTTAAAAATATCACTAATTCCGTCTTTTATTCTCAGTTTTGTTGTCATTGACTATTTATATTATTGGAATCATCGCTTATTACATACTAAAATATTTTGGCAACTTCATCAAGTCCATCATACTGTTACCCAAATGGATGTTTTAGGAACTTCTCGCAACACCATTTGGACTAGTGTGTTCATTATCTATTTATGGATACATCCATTATTTTTGTATCTGTTAACTGCTCCCACAGGTTATTTATTAGGAATTAGTTTAACATCTGCTTTAGATTTATGGAGACATAGCCGCTTGATGATTCCTACTAATAGCTCGTTTTATCAATTTCTATCTCCCTGGCTAATCTTCCCACAGGATCATAATTGGCATCATTCTAAAGAGACTAATAATTGTAACTATGGTGCTAATCTGAAAATTTGGGATAAATTACATAGAACTTATTATCAAAGTCAAGAATTACCAGCTATAATGGGAACTCCTACATCATTAAATTTAATTCAAAAACTTTTATTTCCATTTCCATGA
- a CDS encoding acyl transferase has translation MTVLSTILAFFPTLILLLTGSAIVYFIYSHNLLSILAIFFCIYGLPVLVYRLHEWVYPIKEGISYLQGKEYSHWWGSHQIQVIYIAIPVLEAVLRLIPGMFSFWLKLWGAKVGKNVYWTPGLEIADRGLLEIGDRVVIGHRVGIYSHVIKPRKQDLMLYVKKVKIGNNVFVGAGSHLAPGVVISDGTFISSATNLYPNQKVQ, from the coding sequence ATGACAGTTTTAAGTACAATTCTTGCATTTTTTCCGACTTTAATATTATTGCTAACTGGTTCAGCAATAGTATACTTTATTTATTCACATAATCTTTTGAGCATCTTAGCTATTTTCTTCTGCATTTACGGTTTACCAGTGCTAGTTTACCGCTTACATGAATGGGTTTATCCTATCAAGGAAGGTATTAGTTATTTACAAGGTAAAGAATATAGTCATTGGTGGGGTAGTCATCAAATTCAGGTAATTTATATTGCGATTCCAGTTTTAGAAGCCGTATTAAGATTGATTCCGGGAATGTTCTCTTTTTGGTTAAAATTGTGGGGTGCTAAAGTGGGGAAAAATGTTTATTGGACACCTGGTTTAGAAATTGCCGATCGCGGTTTATTAGAAATTGGCGATCGCGTGGTTATTGGTCATCGTGTCGGGATTTATTCTCATGTCATCAAACCCCGCAAACAAGACTTAATGTTGTATGTCAAAAAAGTCAAGATTGGCAATAATGTTTTTGTTGGTGCTGGATCTCATCTTGCTCCCGGTGTAGTTATTAGCGATGGTACATTTATTTCATCTGCTACTAATCTTTATCCTAATCAAAAGGTGCAATAA
- a CDS encoding aromatic ring-hydroxylating oxygenase subunit alpha — protein sequence MQFEDFWYIVALSEQLKPNQVLARTVLGEWLAIFRGADGKPVALRDRCLHRNSRLSPGKVCNGTLQCPYHGWIYDSCGNVIAVPAEGNDFQSSPQRRAESYPTKEQDGYIYVRLADTPRIDFQPFPMPYYKQPGWETVRVINRFANNVTNCAENFIDIPHTAFVHPGVFRTSRQQKLEMTVERCHGSVLVEYGNENNNLGWYSRFLNSQDGEIKHSDRFFMPNITSVEYQMGKNRHLFITSQSIPENDNSTLVYTDVTYNYGIWNKLARPFVWWTAQHIISQDIEILGIQGEAIAKYGTQFYNTPADTIHIFVESIISAISRGEDPRLLPNQSVKVTFWV from the coding sequence ATGCAATTTGAAGATTTCTGGTACATTGTCGCACTTAGCGAACAGTTAAAACCTAATCAGGTATTAGCAAGAACCGTTTTAGGAGAATGGTTAGCAATATTTCGTGGTGCAGATGGAAAACCTGTAGCTTTGCGCGATCGCTGTTTACATCGTAATAGTCGTTTATCTCCAGGTAAAGTCTGCAATGGTACTTTACAATGTCCCTATCATGGTTGGATATATGACAGTTGTGGTAATGTCATTGCTGTTCCCGCAGAAGGAAATGATTTCCAATCTTCCCCTCAACGTCGTGCAGAATCTTACCCTACCAAAGAACAAGATGGTTATATATATGTGCGGTTAGCAGATACCCCAAGAATTGATTTTCAACCCTTTCCTATGCCTTATTACAAACAACCGGGATGGGAAACAGTAAGGGTAATTAATCGCTTTGCGAATAATGTTACTAATTGTGCAGAAAACTTTATTGATATTCCCCATACGGCTTTTGTTCATCCTGGTGTTTTTCGTACTTCGCGTCAACAAAAATTAGAGATGACTGTGGAACGTTGCCATGGTTCGGTTTTGGTAGAATATGGCAATGAAAATAATAATTTAGGTTGGTACAGTCGGTTTCTAAATTCGCAGGATGGAGAGATTAAACATAGCGATCGCTTTTTTATGCCCAATATTACTTCTGTAGAATATCAAATGGGCAAAAATCGTCATTTATTCATTACCAGTCAATCTATTCCGGAAAATGATAATTCAACGTTGGTTTATACTGATGTCACCTATAACTATGGTATTTGGAATAAATTAGCTCGTCCCTTTGTGTGGTGGACTGCTCAACATATTATTAGTCAAGACATAGAAATTTTAGGAATTCAGGGAGAAGCGATCGCTAAATACGGAACACAGTTTTATAATACTCCTGCGGACACAATTCATATATTTGTAGAGTCAATTATATCAGCGATATCTCGTGGAGAAGATCCGCGTTTATTGCCCAATCAATCAGTTAAAGTCACATTTTGGGTTTAA
- a CDS encoding GH3 family domain-containing protein → MRPLIQLFGKILAPTANRFYKSLSQPELTQNSVKQEIYHLLINSEYGKNLKINSLDDWQRLPIVNYDDIASYLQNQNKQISLTPEPILFYEKTSGSSGAVKFIPYTQSLRKSFNQMFCVWAHDLTANGPKFSTGKLYACISPQLNIADHQTLQDDLDYLDGWLSWFLRPWLVMPNKLKSLHDANSFKHQLALALLQTENLEIISIWSPSFLQIHLQYIQENRNLLKAELHNQISHKRLKLLDENKINWAQMWERLKLISCWDSANAADQAQGLKSKFPGVLVQGKGLLATEAPMTIPLIEAGGYVPVLDEVFFEFEDDNGNLYYLHQLNIGKEYNIILSQKGGLYRYRIGDRIRVTHYYRNTPCLEFIGRHQNISDLVGEKLQETFVNNALNQLNLQGTNFKSLVPVADPPHYILLLDSATETPEIIAQKLDRFLSASYHYKIARSLAQLAPPQVLISRQIPEVLVSHRIRTGSIWGGIKHPILATSPISTELLQALKYCSNS, encoded by the coding sequence ATGCGTCCCCTAATTCAACTATTTGGCAAAATACTTGCCCCCACAGCTAACAGATTTTATAAATCATTATCACAACCAGAATTAACCCAAAACTCTGTAAAACAAGAAATTTACCATCTTCTGATTAATAGTGAATATGGTAAAAATTTAAAAATAAATTCTCTAGATGATTGGCAGCGTCTACCCATTGTAAATTATGATGACATTGCATCTTATTTACAAAATCAAAATAAACAGATTTCTCTCACACCAGAACCGATTTTATTTTATGAAAAAACCTCCGGTAGTAGTGGTGCGGTGAAATTTATTCCCTATACTCAATCTTTACGAAAATCATTTAATCAGATGTTTTGCGTTTGGGCGCATGATTTGACTGCAAATGGTCCAAAATTTAGTACAGGAAAACTTTACGCTTGTATTTCACCACAATTAAATATAGCTGATCACCAAACTTTACAAGATGATTTAGATTATTTAGATGGTTGGTTAAGTTGGTTTTTACGTCCTTGGTTGGTGATGCCTAATAAACTGAAAAGCTTACATGATGCCAACTCTTTTAAACATCAGTTAGCTTTAGCATTACTACAAACTGAGAACCTGGAAATTATTTCTATTTGGAGTCCTAGCTTTTTACAAATACATTTACAATATATCCAAGAAAATCGAAATTTATTAAAAGCAGAATTACATAACCAAATCTCCCATAAGCGCCTAAAATTACTGGATGAAAATAAGATTAATTGGGCGCAAATGTGGGAAAGGTTAAAACTCATATCTTGTTGGGATAGTGCCAACGCAGCAGATCAAGCGCAGGGATTAAAATCAAAATTCCCTGGTGTATTAGTTCAAGGTAAAGGACTTTTAGCAACTGAAGCACCAATGACAATTCCTTTAATTGAAGCTGGGGGATATGTTCCTGTTTTGGATGAAGTATTTTTTGAGTTTGAAGATGATAATGGCAATTTATATTATTTACATCAACTTAACATTGGCAAAGAATACAATATAATTTTATCTCAAAAGGGTGGTTTATATCGTTATCGAATAGGCGATCGCATCCGAGTAACTCATTATTATCGCAACACACCCTGTTTAGAATTTATCGGACGACATCAAAATATTAGCGATTTAGTGGGGGAAAAATTACAAGAAACCTTTGTAAATAATGCTTTAAATCAGTTGAACTTACAAGGAACAAATTTTAAAAGCTTAGTTCCCGTTGCCGATCCCCCTCACTATATTCTATTGCTAGATTCGGCCACAGAAACGCCAGAAATAATCGCTCAAAAACTAGATCGGTTTTTATCAGCATCTTATCATTATAAAATAGCGCGATCGCTTGCTCAACTTGCCCCACCACAGGTTTTAATTTCCCGTCAAATTCCTGAAGTGTTAGTTTCCCATCGCATCCGCACTGGAAGTATTTGGGGAGGTATTAAGCATCCAATTCTAGCCACATCACCCATTAGCACTGAACTTTTGCAAGCATTGAAATACTGTAGCAATTCATAA